The Stackebrandtia nassauensis DSM 44728 genome includes the window TTGCCGCGGCCGTGCACGCCCAGCGCGGTGTCCACATAGTCGGGAGCGTTGTCGCGCAGGTAGTCCACGACCGTGCGGATGGAGGCGTGCAGCGGGTGTGCGTCCAGGCCGTACCAGCCGACCCGCTGCCGGTGCGGCAGTTCGGCGTTGTGTTGGCGCAGCCAGCGGCAGAACTCGATCGTCTCCTCGTTGGCCCACAGCCAGCTGGGCCAGCCGCGCTGGCCCTCCAGGACGTCGCCGGGGTCGGCCGCCGAGTCGGAGCGCACGCTGGCGTCCACGCGACGGCAGTCGGGGCCGTCGCCCTCGACGGCCACAAAGGAGAATCCGTGCTCGGCGATGAGGCGCCGGGTGATGGCCGCCCGCCAGGCGTAGTACTCGTGGCCGCCGTGGCTGGCCTCTCCGATGAGGACGAACCGGGCGCTGCGCGCCCGTCGCAGCAACGGATCCAGGTCGTCGGTGCCGTCCAGGCTCAACATGGAGTCGCGGACGTCGGCGGCGGTAGGCATGCCGAGACCATACCCGCCGGTCGTGAACCGCAGTCGTGGTCGCGAAGCCGCCCGACGCCTGTGTATCATAGTGATATCACTTCAATATCCCAAGGAGAAAGTCATGGAACGACGGGCGTTTCGGGTCCAGGGGTTCGTCGCCCTGGCCGCATTCGTGGTCTATCTGCTCGTCGGGGCCGCCGCCATCGTCTACCAGGTACCCGACGTCAGCGGCGCGCTGATCACGCTCGTGGCCGTCGTCGGCGTGCTGCTGCTCCTGTTGCTGACGGGGCTGGTCATCGTCAACCCCAACGAGGCCAAGGTCGTGCAGTTCTTCGGCCGCTACCTGGGCACCATCGAGACGCCGGGACTGTGGCTGACCATCCCGCTGTCGGACCGCCAGACCGTCAGCAAACGGGTGCGCAACTTCGAGACCGACAACGCCAAGGTCAACGACGCCGACGGCAATCCGGTCGAGATCGCGGCGGTCATCGTGTGGAAGGTCACCGACGCCGCCAAGGCCGTGTTCGCGGTCGACAGCTACCTTTCCTATGTGGCCATACAGGCGGAGTCGGCGGTGCGGCACCTGGCCACCTGCTATCCCTACGACAACCACGACACCGACCGGATGAGCCTGCGCGACGGTTACCAGGTCGCCGAGGAACTGACCCAGGAACTGCGCGAACGCGTCGACACCGCCGGGCTGGAGATCATCGAGACCCGCATCACCCACCTGGCCTACGCGCCCGAGATCGCCCAGGCGATGCTGCGCCGCCAGCAGGCCAACGCCGTGGTCTCGGCCCGCAAACGCATCGTGGAGGGAGCCGTCGGCATGGTCGACCTGGCACTGGACGGCATCGCCGAACG containing:
- a CDS encoding SPFH domain-containing protein; translation: MERRAFRVQGFVALAAFVVYLLVGAAAIVYQVPDVSGALITLVAVVGVLLLLLLTGLVIVNPNEAKVVQFFGRYLGTIETPGLWLTIPLSDRQTVSKRVRNFETDNAKVNDADGNPVEIAAVIVWKVTDAAKAVFAVDSYLSYVAIQAESAVRHLATCYPYDNHDTDRMSLRDGYQVAEELTQELRERVDTAGLEIIETRITHLAYAPEIAQAMLRRQQANAVVSARKRIVEGAVGMVDLALDGIAERGLVSLDEERKAAMVSNLLVVLCSDHQTQPVVNTGSLYS